A window from Chlamydia gallinacea 08-1274/3 encodes these proteins:
- a CDS encoding porin — translation MKKLLKSALLFAVGSTASLQALPVGNPAEPSLLIDGTMWEGTSGDPCDPCATWCDAISIRAGFYGDYVFDRVLKTDTTKTVEDMAAAPTTSNTQAGTGGTPGVGTTVTTAASRANVAYGKHIHDAEWATNAAYLALNIWDRFDVFCTLGASSGYFKAGSDAFSVVGLFGLGSKDVANSIPNVFLTQGVVELYTDTSFSWSIGARGALWECGCATLGAEFQYAQSKPKVETLNVLCTPAQFTVHKPRGYKNQAFPLPKEAGTDAATDTKSATIQYHEWQAGLALSYRLNMLVPYLGVKWSRASFDADNIRIAQPKLASPILDLTAWNPSFLGSADAQATLVDSVQIASMQINKMKSRKACGIVVGATLVDADKWSITGEARLIDERAAHVNAQFRF, via the coding sequence ATGAAAAAACTCTTGAAATCGGCATTGTTGTTTGCCGTAGGTTCTACTGCCTCCTTACAAGCTTTGCCTGTAGGGAATCCAGCTGAACCAAGTTTATTAATTGATGGGACAATGTGGGAAGGCACTTCTGGTGACCCTTGCGATCCTTGCGCAACTTGGTGCGATGCTATTAGCATTCGTGCAGGATTCTACGGAGATTATGTTTTCGACCGTGTATTAAAAACAGATACTACTAAAACTGTAGAGGATATGGCTGCAGCTCCTACTACTAGTAATACACAGGCTGGTACTGGTGGTACTCCTGGTGTAGGAACTACAGTCACTACAGCTGCATCAAGAGCGAATGTCGCTTACGGCAAGCATATCCATGATGCTGAATGGGCAACAAATGCTGCATATCTAGCTTTAAATATCTGGGACCGTTTTGACGTTTTCTGCACTCTAGGAGCTTCAAGTGGATATTTTAAAGCTGGTTCGGATGCTTTTAGCGTAGTTGGTTTGTTCGGACTTGGCAGTAAAGACGTAGCTAATAGTATTCCTAACGTATTCTTAACTCAAGGTGTTGTTGAGTTATACACAGATACTTCGTTCTCCTGGAGTATTGGTGCTCGTGGAGCCCTTTGGGAGTGCGGCTGTGCGACTTTAGGAGCTGAATTCCAATACGCACAATCTAAGCCTAAGGTTGAAACATTAAATGTTCTGTGTACTCCTGCGCAATTCACAGTACACAAGCCTAGAGGATATAAGAATCAAGCTTTCCCTCTACCTAAGGAGGCTGGGACAGATGCAGCTACAGATACAAAATCTGCAACCATTCAATACCATGAATGGCAAGCTGGTTTAGCTTTGTCTTACCGCCTCAATATGCTAGTGCCTTACCTCGGAGTGAAATGGTCTCGCGCTTCTTTTGATGCAGATAATATCCGTATTGCACAACCAAAATTAGCCTCCCCAATTTTAGACTTGACAGCTTGGAACCCATCCTTCTTAGGATCAGCTGATGCTCAAGCTACACTTGTTGACTCTGTACAAATTGCTTCTATGCAAATTAATAAGATGAAGTCACGCAAAGCTTGTGGTATTGTCGTTGGAGCCACTTTAGTTGACGCTGATAAATGGTCCATTACTGGTGAAGCACGCTTAATTGACGAAAGAGCTGCTCACGTCAATGCTCAATTCAGATTCTAA
- a CDS encoding penicillin-binding transpeptidase domain-containing protein: MKYQKKRQSYLTVLEKTNRMLLGIIIVFAIIAVRLWHLAVVEHDQKLEEAYKPQIRVIPELVERATICDRFGKVLAENRMQYDVSVTYGAIHDLPSRAWRVNDQGEQELVFVRKNYISRLAELLAQELHLDKEIIEDNIHAKASVLGSIPYLVQANVPERTYLKLKMLAKHWPGLHVQPSVYRYYPLGKVAADILGYVGPISAQEYKRVMHELSRLRECVRAYEEGENPSFPDGLASIDQVRSLLHSLENNAYSLNALVGKLGIESSWDGQLRGQLGKKTVLVDRRGNFIQELQNVSAVPGKKLQLTLSAELQEFADSLLMEHEKIESFRSVQSLKKQKLLPPLFPWIKGGAIIALDPNNGQILAMASSPRYEGNDFVHMRINSESNEERSSVCRWLENTEHLAELYDRKVPLKREKKDPSTGEYYDEELLLTFDYFLDFILPDISEVKNIIKQRGTLGNAVRLQQCVTKLLQCFSYSQESCPCSSIFDAVFSPEEGHHAIGKVISVKQQQWIARCCQEHQQEITEIKGELLEFFAGLPANYDKILLVDLFQLVVDPERIHPELLASFDCLSLSTFFDLQGHYIALRSAFSKIVETMFSEIDFKNWRKQSFAKLLEMKRKQEKERKQRYPTPYVDYLLEEKRKQYQDFRYRYLDAFLVYLFSDVDIVEDLQPYYEALSLWKQELGSGAHKALPWYEHYRFLQQHLSYFSSHLLHLFLSFREFSELQRPLYGEYPLMLTKNMPQKEQDLASAFYPTYGYGYLRSHSFAQAATLGSIFKLVSAYSVLSQEVLRGHEDIDYLSKLLVILDRQSCKHSSAKPHVGFFQSGMPIPVFYRGGVLPKNDYVGRGCIDLLSALEMSSNPYFSLLVGDYLADPEDLCHAATLFGFGEKTGIGIPGEYPGMIPQDVSYNRSGLYATAIGQHTLVVTPLQTAGMLAAIVNGGVLYVPNLVLGSWEGDCFSPVVSKQKRHVFMPEVIANLFKLGMRNVIWGNYGTTRSIQNQFCPELLSRIIGKTSTAESIVRVGLDRQYGSMKMKHIWFAAVGFADKELTQPDIVVIVYLRLGEFGRDAAPMAVKMIDKWNKIKKREIFSQDS; the protein is encoded by the coding sequence ATGAAATACCAGAAAAAACGTCAGTCTTATCTTACTGTTCTTGAAAAAACGAACAGGATGTTGTTAGGGATTATCATTGTATTCGCTATTATTGCTGTGCGTTTGTGGCATTTAGCTGTTGTAGAACATGATCAAAAGCTAGAAGAAGCATATAAACCACAGATACGAGTGATTCCTGAACTTGTAGAGCGCGCGACAATTTGTGACCGTTTTGGCAAGGTATTGGCAGAGAATCGAATGCAGTATGATGTGAGCGTGACTTACGGAGCTATTCATGATTTGCCTTCGAGAGCTTGGCGTGTGAACGACCAAGGAGAACAAGAGCTAGTTTTCGTAAGGAAAAATTATATTAGTCGGCTAGCAGAGTTGCTTGCTCAGGAATTGCATCTTGATAAAGAGATAATAGAAGATAATATCCATGCTAAGGCATCTGTATTAGGTTCTATACCTTACTTAGTGCAGGCAAATGTTCCTGAGCGCACCTACCTGAAATTAAAAATGCTAGCTAAGCATTGGCCAGGCTTGCATGTTCAGCCTTCGGTATATCGTTATTATCCTTTGGGAAAGGTGGCTGCGGATATTTTAGGTTATGTGGGTCCCATTAGTGCTCAGGAATATAAACGTGTGATGCATGAATTGAGTAGGTTGCGTGAATGCGTGCGTGCCTATGAAGAAGGAGAAAACCCTAGTTTCCCGGATGGTTTGGCAAGTATTGATCAAGTGCGTTCTTTATTGCACTCCCTAGAAAATAATGCTTATAGTTTAAACGCTTTAGTAGGAAAATTGGGAATCGAGTCTTCGTGGGATGGACAGCTGCGAGGGCAATTAGGAAAAAAAACAGTTCTTGTAGATCGTCGGGGAAATTTTATTCAGGAACTACAGAATGTATCTGCAGTTCCAGGGAAGAAGCTGCAGCTAACATTATCAGCGGAATTACAAGAATTTGCGGATTCTTTGCTTATGGAGCATGAGAAAATAGAATCCTTTCGTTCTGTGCAGTCTTTAAAAAAGCAAAAGTTATTACCTCCTTTATTTCCTTGGATTAAGGGCGGGGCTATTATTGCTTTAGATCCTAATAATGGCCAGATACTGGCTATGGCTTCATCTCCTCGTTATGAAGGGAACGATTTCGTACATATGCGGATCAATTCTGAATCCAACGAAGAGAGATCTTCTGTGTGTCGCTGGCTAGAAAATACAGAACATCTTGCTGAATTATATGATAGGAAGGTCCCTCTAAAGAGGGAAAAAAAGGATCCTAGTACAGGAGAATATTATGATGAAGAGCTTCTTTTAACTTTCGATTATTTTTTGGATTTCATTTTGCCTGATATTTCTGAAGTTAAAAATATTATCAAACAACGAGGAACTTTAGGCAATGCAGTACGACTGCAGCAGTGTGTTACGAAGTTATTGCAATGTTTTTCTTATTCTCAAGAGTCTTGCCCATGTTCTTCTATTTTTGATGCTGTGTTTTCTCCTGAAGAAGGTCATCATGCTATAGGGAAAGTGATTTCTGTTAAACAACAACAATGGATAGCACGCTGTTGTCAGGAACATCAGCAAGAGATCACTGAAATTAAGGGAGAACTTTTGGAGTTTTTTGCAGGGCTTCCTGCAAATTATGATAAAATTCTTCTTGTGGATTTATTTCAATTAGTTGTAGATCCGGAACGCATACATCCAGAGTTGCTTGCGTCTTTTGACTGTTTATCATTATCTACCTTTTTTGATTTGCAGGGGCATTATATTGCTTTACGTAGTGCTTTTTCAAAAATTGTAGAGACTATGTTTTCTGAGATAGATTTTAAAAATTGGAGAAAGCAGTCCTTTGCTAAACTTCTAGAAATGAAAAGGAAACAAGAAAAAGAACGTAAGCAACGGTACCCCACACCTTATGTGGATTATCTTTTAGAAGAAAAACGAAAGCAGTATCAGGATTTTCGTTATCGTTATTTGGATGCATTTTTAGTATACTTGTTTTCTGATGTTGACATTGTAGAAGATTTGCAACCCTATTATGAGGCTTTGTCTCTGTGGAAGCAAGAGTTAGGAAGTGGTGCGCACAAGGCTTTGCCTTGGTATGAGCACTATCGATTTTTACAGCAGCATCTTTCTTATTTTTCTAGTCACCTTTTGCACTTGTTTTTGTCATTTCGTGAGTTTTCCGAATTACAGCGGCCTTTGTATGGAGAATATCCACTGATGCTAACTAAAAATATGCCGCAAAAAGAACAAGATTTGGCATCAGCATTTTATCCTACATATGGTTATGGGTATTTGCGATCGCATTCTTTTGCGCAAGCAGCAACTTTGGGGTCCATTTTCAAGTTAGTTTCTGCTTATTCTGTGTTATCACAAGAAGTGTTACGGGGACATGAGGATATAGACTATCTTTCTAAATTATTGGTGATTTTAGATCGGCAGTCTTGTAAGCATTCCAGTGCGAAGCCTCATGTAGGTTTTTTTCAGAGTGGCATGCCGATTCCTGTGTTTTATCGTGGGGGTGTTTTGCCTAAGAATGATTATGTAGGTCGTGGCTGTATTGATTTGCTTTCAGCTTTAGAGATGTCAAGTAATCCCTATTTTTCTTTGTTGGTTGGTGATTATCTTGCTGATCCTGAGGATCTATGTCATGCTGCGACTTTATTTGGTTTTGGTGAAAAAACGGGTATAGGGATTCCTGGAGAATACCCAGGAATGATTCCTCAGGATGTTTCGTATAATCGCTCGGGGTTATATGCTACAGCTATAGGTCAACATACCTTAGTTGTTACTCCTTTACAGACAGCAGGGATGTTGGCTGCCATAGTCAATGGCGGTGTTCTTTATGTTCCTAATTTAGTTTTAGGTTCGTGGGAGGGAGACTGTTTTTCTCCTGTAGTTTCTAAGCAGAAGCGTCATGTGTTTATGCCAGAGGTGATTGCGAATTTATTTAAATTAGGTATGCGTAATGTGATTTGGGGGAATTATGGAACAACGCGTAGTATTCAGAATCAGTTTTGTCCTGAATTGCTTTCACGTATCATTGGTAAAACGAGTACAGCAGAATCTATTGTACGTGTCGGTTTAGATCGGCAGTATGGTAGTATGAAAATGAAACATATTTGGTTTGCTGCTGTTGGGTTTGCAGATAAGGAACTCACACAGCCAGATATTGTTGTGATTGTTTACTTGCGGTTAGGAGAATTTGGTAGGGATGCCGCACCTATGGCTGTGAAGATGATTGATAAGTGGAATAAAATAAAAAAAAGAGAAATTTTTTCTCAGGATTCGTGA
- a CDS encoding tetratricopeptide repeat protein, translating to MEDAAKHLAKEFLCSGINFFLSGEYEQAERRLQEALELDPSAALAYCYLGIIALETGRVSEALVWCAKGLESEPGDSYLRYCYGVALDRDHRYEEAVEHYRAYVLLHPEDIECWFSLGGVYHRLGKHDEALACFDKILELDPWNPQSLYNKSVVLTDLGDEQGSISLLESTVNKNPLYWKAWIKLGYLLSKHKQWDKATEAYERVVQLRPDLADGHYNLGLCYLTLDKTRLALKAFQEALFLNSEDADAHFYVGLAYMDLKQNQQASEAFHRALGINLEHERSHYLLGYLYHMEGQTEKAEKELQFLTVKDSMFAPLLQKTVSSGSSGILE from the coding sequence ATGGAAGACGCTGCGAAACATCTAGCAAAAGAATTCCTTTGTTCAGGAATTAATTTCTTTTTGAGTGGGGAATATGAACAAGCAGAACGAAGATTACAAGAAGCCCTGGAGCTAGATCCTTCAGCAGCGCTGGCTTATTGTTATTTAGGGATTATTGCTTTAGAGACGGGAAGAGTATCCGAGGCCTTGGTGTGGTGTGCTAAGGGGTTGGAATCTGAACCTGGGGATAGCTATTTACGGTATTGCTATGGAGTAGCTTTAGATCGAGATCATCGTTATGAGGAGGCTGTTGAGCACTACCGTGCCTATGTTCTTTTACATCCTGAGGACATCGAGTGTTGGTTTAGTCTAGGAGGCGTGTATCATCGCTTAGGAAAGCATGATGAGGCTTTGGCTTGCTTTGATAAGATCCTAGAGTTAGATCCTTGGAACCCACAGAGTTTATATAACAAATCGGTAGTTTTAACGGATTTAGGTGATGAACAGGGATCCATCAGTTTGTTAGAGTCCACGGTAAATAAGAATCCTTTATATTGGAAAGCTTGGATAAAGCTAGGGTATTTACTTTCTAAGCATAAGCAATGGGATAAAGCTACAGAAGCTTATGAGAGAGTGGTGCAATTGCGTCCTGATTTAGCAGATGGTCATTATAACTTAGGTTTGTGTTATCTTACTTTAGATAAAACCCGTTTGGCATTAAAGGCTTTTCAGGAAGCGTTATTTTTAAATTCCGAAGATGCAGATGCACATTTTTATGTAGGGCTTGCCTACATGGATCTCAAGCAAAATCAGCAAGCTTCTGAAGCATTTCATCGTGCTTTAGGGATTAATTTGGAACACGAACGATCTCATTATTTACTTGGCTACTTGTATCACATGGAAGGACAGACAGAAAAAGCAGAGAAGGAGTTACAGTTTTTAACTGTTAAGGATTCTATGTTTGCCCCTTTATTACAGAAAACGGTTTCTTCAGGATCCTCAGGCATTTTGGAGTGA
- the sufB gene encoding Fe-S cluster assembly protein SufB, translating into MDQSIEEFLHNREDYPYGFVTPIESQGVAKGLSEEVIKKISSLRKEPEFILDFRLKAYQYWKSLQEPVWARLNYHPVDYENIVYFSAPKQKKPLGNLEEADPEILNTFKKLGIPLDEQKRLLNVQNVAVDLVFDSVSIGTTFKESLDKAGVIFCSMTEAIHKYPDLIKKYLGSVVSSRDNYFAALNAAVFSDGSFVYVPKGVHCPMEISTYFRINDKEAGQFERTLIIAEEGSFVSYLEGCTAPSYSSNQLHAAVVELVAHERATIRYSTVQNWFSGDKNTGQGGIYNFVTKRGLCAGDKSKISWSQVEVGAAITWKYPSCILKGRESVGEFYSIALTNGRMQADTGTKMMHVGENTTSTIVSKGISADQSQNTFRSLVSISQGARGSCNYTQCDSMLVGKSCGAYTDPKIIVKNPQSSVEHEATTSKLRAEQLLYLRSRGLSAEEAVSLVVHGFCREIIDQLPLEFAREALKLLFVKLENSVG; encoded by the coding sequence ATGGATCAATCTATAGAAGAATTTTTACATAACCGTGAAGATTACCCCTACGGTTTTGTCACGCCAATAGAGTCTCAAGGAGTTGCGAAAGGTCTTAGTGAAGAAGTGATTAAAAAAATTTCTTCTTTACGTAAAGAGCCTGAGTTTATTTTAGATTTTCGGTTAAAGGCCTACCAATATTGGAAGAGTCTGCAAGAGCCTGTTTGGGCGCGGTTGAACTACCATCCTGTGGATTATGAGAATATTGTCTATTTTTCTGCTCCTAAGCAAAAAAAACCCTTAGGAAATTTGGAAGAAGCGGACCCTGAAATTTTAAATACGTTTAAAAAATTAGGGATTCCCCTAGATGAGCAGAAGCGTTTGCTGAATGTACAGAATGTGGCCGTTGATTTAGTTTTTGACTCTGTTTCTATAGGCACAACTTTCAAAGAATCTTTGGATAAGGCCGGGGTGATTTTTTGCTCAATGACTGAGGCAATTCATAAGTATCCGGATCTTATAAAGAAATATTTAGGGTCTGTTGTTTCTTCTCGGGATAATTATTTTGCCGCTTTGAATGCTGCCGTATTTAGTGACGGATCTTTTGTTTATGTTCCTAAAGGCGTGCATTGTCCTATGGAAATTTCTACTTATTTTAGAATTAATGATAAAGAAGCAGGGCAGTTTGAGCGTACATTAATTATTGCTGAAGAAGGCTCGTTTGTAAGTTATTTAGAAGGATGCACGGCCCCGTCATATTCTTCCAATCAGTTGCATGCTGCTGTTGTTGAGTTAGTGGCTCATGAAAGGGCAACTATTCGTTATTCTACTGTTCAGAATTGGTTTTCTGGGGATAAGAATACGGGTCAGGGGGGCATATATAATTTTGTGACTAAGCGAGGTTTATGTGCGGGAGATAAATCTAAAATCTCTTGGTCTCAGGTGGAAGTAGGTGCAGCAATTACGTGGAAATATCCTAGTTGTATTTTGAAAGGACGTGAAAGTGTAGGAGAATTTTACTCCATAGCTTTAACTAATGGGAGGATGCAAGCAGATACCGGGACAAAAATGATGCATGTTGGAGAGAATACGACATCTACAATTGTTTCCAAGGGAATTTCTGCTGATCAGTCGCAAAATACATTTAGAAGTCTTGTATCTATATCTCAAGGTGCGCGTGGTAGTTGTAACTATACGCAATGTGATTCCATGCTGGTAGGGAAATCGTGCGGAGCTTATACGGATCCTAAGATTATTGTGAAAAATCCACAGTCTTCTGTTGAGCATGAGGCAACGACATCAAAGTTGCGAGCTGAGCAATTGCTGTATTTGCGTAGCCGAGGGTTGAGTGCTGAGGAAGCTGTGAGTTTGGTTGTTCATGGTTTTTGCCGTGAAATTATAGATCAGTTGCCTCTAGAGTTTGCTCGCGAGGCATTAAAGTTATTGTTTGTTAAGTTAGAAAATAGCGTGGGTTAG